A single genomic interval of Bradyrhizobium sp. AZCC 1693 harbors:
- a CDS encoding MFS transporter, whose translation MSEAASAPQATSSVRLGLKENWRQFALLIVINAFVGGMVGIERTVVPLIGSEEFGIASTTIVLSFIVSFGVIKALSNLVSGQLADAWGRKHVLVLGWLVGLPVPFMIVWAPSWGWIVAANALLGINQGLAWSMTVIMKVDLVGPKSRGLAVGLNEFAGYLAVGITAFLTGYLASRYGLRPVPIYLGAGYAILGAILSIVLVRDTRDHVRLEASAHSQQSAPISFGEVFTLTSFRDRNMFAASQAGLVNNLNDGMSWGIFPLFFASFGLGLERIGILKAVYPATWGVLQIATGGLSDRWGRKGLIVAGMWIQSAGLFLTAATRQFEWWLVGSLLLGLGTAMVYPSLIAAVSDASHPTWRARSLSVYRFWRDLGYAIGALSAGIIADLFGMAWAIAIIGAVTFLSGAIVAAVMTGRSGREP comes from the coding sequence GTGAGCGAGGCCGCATCCGCTCCGCAAGCTACCTCGTCGGTCAGGCTCGGGCTCAAGGAAAACTGGCGGCAGTTCGCGCTGCTGATCGTGATTAACGCCTTTGTCGGCGGCATGGTCGGGATCGAGCGAACGGTCGTGCCGCTGATCGGGTCGGAAGAGTTCGGCATTGCTTCGACGACGATTGTCTTGTCCTTCATCGTCAGCTTTGGCGTCATCAAAGCCCTTTCAAATCTCGTCTCCGGCCAACTCGCCGATGCGTGGGGCCGCAAGCACGTTCTCGTCCTCGGCTGGCTTGTCGGCTTGCCCGTCCCTTTCATGATCGTATGGGCCCCGAGTTGGGGCTGGATCGTTGCCGCCAATGCGTTGCTCGGCATCAATCAGGGGCTTGCCTGGTCGATGACGGTGATCATGAAGGTTGATCTGGTCGGGCCCAAGTCGCGCGGCCTTGCCGTCGGCCTCAACGAGTTTGCAGGCTACCTCGCCGTAGGCATCACGGCGTTCCTCACTGGTTATCTCGCCTCTCGATACGGTCTTCGACCAGTGCCGATCTATCTGGGTGCCGGCTATGCGATCCTGGGGGCCATTCTGTCCATTGTGCTGGTCCGCGACACACGCGACCACGTTCGGCTGGAGGCATCTGCACATTCCCAGCAATCGGCGCCGATAAGCTTCGGCGAGGTTTTTACGCTCACCTCCTTTCGCGATCGAAACATGTTCGCCGCCTCCCAAGCTGGTCTCGTCAACAATCTCAACGACGGCATGAGCTGGGGCATCTTCCCGCTGTTTTTCGCCTCCTTCGGACTCGGCCTCGAACGCATCGGCATTCTGAAGGCGGTCTATCCAGCGACATGGGGAGTCCTGCAGATCGCCACCGGCGGGCTCAGCGATCGCTGGGGCCGCAAGGGCCTGATCGTCGCCGGCATGTGGATCCAGTCAGCCGGCCTGTTCCTCACCGCCGCGACGCGCCAGTTCGAATGGTGGCTCGTCGGCAGTCTTCTCCTCGGACTCGGAACAGCGATGGTGTACCCGAGCCTGATCGCGGCCGTGTCCGACGCCTCACATCCGACATGGCGCGCCCGGTCGCTCAGCGTCTATCGTTTCTGGCGTGATCTCGGCTACGCCATCGGCGCACTATCGGCGGGTATCATTGCCGACTTATTCGGGATGGCCTGGGCGATCGCCATCATCGGTGCGGTCACCTTTTTATCGGGGGCCATCGTTGCGGCGGTGATGACAGGCAGGAGCGGGAGAGAGCCATGA
- a CDS encoding MBL fold metallo-hydrolase: MIECYLPALKQECKSMILRQFLHSDPVGISYLFGCGGKAAGAVVDPVGDIQPYLQAADNAGMRIHFVIDTHVHADHISAGRALADAAGAAYVLSTDAGVSFPFRGVRDGEVLPLGNVLATVLHTPGHTPEHISILVTDRTRADEPWFVLTGHTLMVGDLGRTELAVSAEEGAKQLFRSVSTLKKLPDYVEVLPGAYAGSVCGRRLSGKPWSTIGFEKQHNQAFMIENEAEFVRFMVAEIPPAPPEAAKIRAANSGLPAVAA; the protein is encoded by the coding sequence TTGATTGAATGTTACTTACCTGCTCTCAAACAGGAGTGCAAGTCCATGATTCTACGCCAATTCCTGCACAGCGATCCCGTCGGTATCTCGTATCTCTTCGGCTGCGGGGGCAAGGCCGCGGGAGCGGTGGTTGATCCGGTTGGTGATATTCAGCCCTATCTACAGGCCGCCGACAATGCCGGCATGCGAATTCACTTCGTCATCGACACGCATGTCCATGCCGACCACATCTCGGCAGGCCGGGCTCTCGCCGACGCGGCCGGCGCGGCCTACGTGCTCTCGACGGACGCAGGCGTATCATTTCCATTCAGAGGCGTGCGGGATGGAGAAGTCCTTCCGCTTGGAAACGTCTTGGCCACCGTGCTGCACACGCCGGGACACACGCCCGAGCACATCAGCATTCTTGTGACGGATCGGACCCGCGCGGATGAGCCCTGGTTCGTCTTGACCGGCCATACCCTCATGGTCGGCGATCTCGGCCGCACGGAACTTGCCGTGAGCGCGGAAGAAGGCGCAAAGCAACTGTTCCGCAGCGTGAGCACCTTGAAGAAGCTTCCTGATTACGTCGAGGTGCTGCCCGGGGCGTATGCCGGCTCTGTCTGCGGTCGCAGGCTGAGCGGTAAGCCATGGTCGACAATCGGCTTCGAGAAGCAGCACAACCAGGCGTTCATGATCGAGAACGAAGCCGAGTTTGTGCGCTTCATGGTCGCCGAGATTCCGCCGGCACCGCCGGAAGCTGCGAAGATCAGGGCCGCCAATTCGGGCCTGCCGGCGGTGGCGGCCTGA
- a CDS encoding nucleoside phosphorylase, with protein MDEKTDRADPAWPLVVSKDHTAPSVFRPDALLREARRQKGLPLVAVPEICVLDPDGDVVRHIKRKGSGRTHEGWACYHTELVAFDLDDVGEVGIVGCAVGAPFAVLVAEQLFASGCRLIVSVTSAGQITPIGPTPYFVLIDRAVRDEGTSHHYLPPATFAEAPDSVLLTDAEQELRGLTGISVHRGPTWTTDAPYRETEAAIASARDLGALAVEMEAAALYAFANAAHRSIICFAHVTNAMAQTEGDFEKGEANGTTATLAVVAAAIRAWSASARRPDLG; from the coding sequence ATGGACGAGAAAACCGATCGTGCGGACCCCGCTTGGCCGTTAGTCGTCAGCAAGGACCACACAGCCCCCTCCGTGTTCCGGCCGGACGCTTTGCTGCGGGAAGCGCGCCGTCAGAAGGGATTGCCTCTCGTCGCCGTACCCGAAATCTGCGTGCTCGATCCGGACGGCGACGTCGTGCGCCACATCAAGAGGAAAGGAAGCGGGCGCACTCACGAAGGATGGGCCTGCTACCACACGGAACTCGTTGCCTTCGATCTCGACGACGTCGGGGAAGTCGGTATCGTGGGCTGCGCGGTCGGTGCCCCGTTCGCAGTCCTTGTGGCAGAACAGCTCTTTGCGTCGGGCTGCCGGCTGATCGTCAGCGTCACCTCCGCCGGACAAATCACTCCGATCGGTCCGACGCCATACTTCGTCCTGATCGATCGCGCCGTGCGCGACGAGGGAACGAGCCACCACTATCTGCCGCCAGCAACATTCGCCGAGGCACCGGATTCAGTGTTGCTCACTGACGCTGAACAGGAGCTCCGCGGACTCACGGGCATCTCGGTTCACCGTGGCCCGACCTGGACTACCGATGCGCCATACCGCGAGACCGAAGCCGCGATTGCGTCAGCGCGAGACTTGGGTGCGCTTGCCGTCGAGATGGAGGCTGCGGCGCTCTACGCATTCGCGAATGCGGCTCACCGGTCAATCATCTGTTTTGCGCATGTGACAAATGCGATGGCTCAGACTGAAGGAGACTTCGAGAAGGGTGAGGCAAACGGAACCACGGCAACGCTCGCGGTCGTTGCTGCTGCAATCCGAGCGTGGTCTGCTTCAGCTCGAAGACCGGACTTGGGTTGA
- a CDS encoding ArsR/SmtB family transcription factor, translating to MSSTGPKQAIYENLAEVAQALGHPHRLELLEHLAQGMRSVEELSARAHLTFANTSRHLQILRRARLVETERRGKHVLYRLAGDTEVVALIKALGRVGERNIAEIGRVVADYFQARDALEPVSRDDLVARLRDDLVTVLDVRPEDEFALGHLPGALNIPLAELERRLGELPKSREVIAYCRGPYCVLSFEAVAALRARGYRVRRLEDGYPEWKAAGLPVEAVA from the coding sequence GTGTCAAGCACCGGACCGAAGCAGGCGATCTACGAGAACCTGGCCGAGGTGGCTCAGGCCTTGGGACATCCGCACCGGCTTGAGCTGTTGGAGCATCTCGCCCAGGGGATGCGCAGCGTCGAGGAGCTATCCGCCCGGGCGCATCTGACGTTTGCCAACACTTCCCGCCACCTGCAGATCCTCAGGCGGGCGCGCCTCGTCGAGACGGAGCGTCGCGGCAAGCACGTTCTCTACCGCCTGGCCGGCGACACCGAAGTGGTCGCGCTGATCAAAGCCCTGGGGCGTGTCGGTGAACGGAACATCGCTGAGATCGGCCGCGTCGTGGCCGACTACTTTCAGGCCCGCGACGCGCTCGAACCAGTGTCGCGAGACGATCTGGTCGCGAGATTGCGCGACGATCTGGTGACGGTGCTCGATGTCCGTCCCGAAGACGAGTTCGCGCTTGGTCACCTTCCGGGGGCGCTGAACATTCCGCTCGCCGAACTGGAGCGACGCCTGGGCGAACTTCCGAAAAGCCGTGAGGTGATTGCCTACTGCCGCGGGCCCTATTGCGTGCTTTCGTTCGAAGCCGTCGCAGCGCTCAGGGCGCGGGGCTATCGCGTCCGCCGGCTGGAGGACGGATACCCCGAATGGAAAGCCGCCGGCCTGCCGGTCGAAGCCGTCGCTTGA
- a CDS encoding aldo/keto reductase — MQLRVFGRTGMRLSVLGFGCGAVGGLMVRGDAADQERTIGRAIAAGVNYFDTAVQYGDGQSEKNLGRVLQALKPANVAVGTKVRLPASETGRIDEAVRISLEGSLARLRLDRVDILHLHNPITESGGGPSLSVPQVLDELVPAFERLRQQGKIRFLGLTALGDTAALHRVIDARVFDSAQVVYNMLNPSAACELPARYPAQDYGRLFDHTEAAGVGVVGIRVLAGGALSGSAERHPIAGPAPEPIGSAMRYDADIDRARRLMPLIEEGFATSLTEAATRFALSHPAMGTILVGMATPQQFEDALTAAEKGPLPQAALDRLSVLRQAFAGEAR, encoded by the coding sequence ATGCAATTGCGGGTCTTTGGGCGCACGGGGATGCGGCTCTCGGTGCTGGGCTTTGGCTGCGGCGCAGTCGGCGGATTGATGGTGCGCGGCGATGCTGCCGACCAGGAGCGGACCATCGGGCGGGCGATCGCCGCCGGCGTCAACTATTTCGACACAGCGGTGCAGTACGGCGATGGCCAATCGGAAAAGAACCTTGGCCGCGTCTTGCAAGCGCTAAAGCCGGCCAATGTCGCCGTCGGCACCAAGGTCCGGTTGCCGGCCAGCGAGACCGGCCGCATCGATGAGGCGGTCAGGATATCGCTCGAAGGCAGTCTGGCGCGGCTGCGCCTTGACCGGGTCGACATCCTTCATCTGCACAATCCGATTACGGAGAGCGGCGGCGGACCCTCGCTCAGCGTCCCGCAGGTGCTTGACGAATTGGTCCCGGCGTTCGAGCGCCTGCGTCAGCAGGGCAAGATTCGTTTCCTCGGGCTGACGGCGCTCGGCGATACGGCCGCACTGCATCGGGTGATCGATGCGCGCGTCTTCGACAGTGCGCAGGTCGTCTACAACATGCTCAACCCATCTGCGGCCTGCGAATTGCCGGCGCGCTATCCGGCGCAGGATTATGGACGGTTGTTCGACCACACCGAGGCCGCCGGTGTCGGCGTCGTGGGCATCCGCGTGCTGGCCGGCGGCGCGCTGTCGGGTTCAGCCGAGCGTCATCCGATCGCGGGTCCGGCGCCCGAGCCGATCGGTTCGGCGATGAGGTACGATGCCGATATCGATCGCGCGCGCCGCCTGATGCCGCTGATAGAGGAGGGGTTCGCCACCAGCCTGACCGAAGCCGCCACGCGGTTTGCGCTGTCTCATCCGGCGATGGGCACCATCCTGGTCGGCATGGCGACGCCGCAACAGTTCGAGGACGCACTCACTGCTGCCGAAAAAGGCCCGCTGCCGCAAGCCGCGCTCGATCGGTTGTCAGTACTGCGGCAGGCGTTCGCTGGCGAGGCACGATGA
- a CDS encoding fatty acid desaturase, with protein sequence MQPPSGGEDVLNARRWQRILSNYSTPSRLRSVAELAITALPLVMLWAAAWFTFSLGHAWASLLIAVPAAGFLVRLFMIQHDCGHGTFFAGRLANDWVGRVIGVLTLTPYDCWRRSHAIHHATTGNLDRRGIGDLDTLTVREYRALSWWGRLKYRLYRHPLIMFGVGPAYLFLLQQRLPVGLMRNGWQPWASTMATNLAIAVIVATLTWFIGIKAFLLVHLPITLLAGTAGVWLFYVQHQFEHTMWDRNESWNLHQAALHGSSHYELPALLRWFTANIGIHHVHHLSSRIPYYRLPRVLHDHPELRDVGRITLLQSFQCVRLVLWDEAQRRLVSFREI encoded by the coding sequence ATTCAACCGCCCAGTGGCGGCGAGGACGTCCTCAACGCCCGGCGCTGGCAGCGCATTTTGAGCAACTACAGCACCCCAAGCCGGCTGCGCAGCGTTGCCGAACTGGCGATCACGGCTTTGCCGCTGGTGATGTTGTGGGCAGCGGCCTGGTTCACGTTCTCCCTTGGCCATGCCTGGGCGTCATTACTTATCGCGGTTCCGGCTGCCGGCTTTCTGGTGCGCCTGTTCATGATCCAGCACGACTGCGGTCACGGCACCTTTTTCGCCGGCCGTCTGGCGAATGACTGGGTCGGCCGCGTCATTGGCGTGCTCACGCTCACGCCCTACGACTGCTGGCGCCGCTCGCATGCGATTCATCATGCCACCACCGGCAACCTCGATCGCCGCGGCATCGGCGATCTCGATACGCTGACCGTGCGAGAATACCGGGCCCTTTCCTGGTGGGGTCGCCTGAAATACCGGCTTTACCGCCACCCGCTGATCATGTTCGGGGTCGGGCCAGCCTATCTGTTTCTGTTGCAACAGCGGCTCCCGGTCGGCCTGATGCGCAATGGCTGGCAGCCCTGGGCCAGTACGATGGCAACCAATCTCGCAATCGCCGTCATCGTCGCTACGCTCACGTGGTTTATCGGCATCAAGGCGTTCCTGCTCGTGCACCTTCCGATTACGCTGCTGGCCGGGACGGCCGGCGTATGGCTGTTCTACGTGCAGCACCAGTTCGAGCACACGATGTGGGACCGCAACGAGAGCTGGAACCTGCATCAAGCCGCGCTGCACGGCAGCTCGCACTATGAACTGCCGGCGCTGCTGCGCTGGTTCACGGCCAACATCGGCATTCATCACGTGCATCACCTCTCCAGCCGCATTCCCTATTACCGGCTGCCGCGCGTGCTGCACGACCACCCTGAACTGCGCGACGTCGGTCGCATCACGCTGCTGCAGAGCTTTCAGTGTGTACGGCTGGTGTTATGGGACGAGGCGCAGCGCCGCCTGGTGTCGTTCCGGGAAATCTGA
- a CDS encoding pentapeptide repeat-containing protein translates to MNIDELAHRIAAAKPITSLHVGDDHWPEVDCDGAIFDDCLFEAVQFSYPSFADARFTNCRFDSCRVSHAALKGAVFETCQFTGGGGKGCTFAFSDLQRARFSRCDLALATFERSELFAVEMDECNLTGVRFNQVDFSRALSRKQIETRASFHNCKMDLADLAETKLPTCSLAGSRLREADLSSADLTDADLTNCDLFQTNLHGATLAGADLTGAEVSGLNLLTLADFKGVRVTDEQVFRLLDAMGVDVRTRQR, encoded by the coding sequence ATGAACATCGACGAACTCGCCCACCGGATCGCCGCGGCGAAGCCGATCACCTCCCTGCATGTCGGGGATGACCACTGGCCGGAGGTTGATTGCGACGGCGCGATCTTTGACGACTGCCTCTTTGAGGCGGTGCAGTTCTCCTATCCGTCCTTCGCCGACGCGCGCTTCACCAATTGCCGGTTCGACTCATGCCGCGTCTCGCATGCGGCGCTGAAAGGCGCGGTGTTCGAGACCTGCCAGTTCACCGGCGGCGGCGGCAAGGGATGCACTTTCGCCTTCAGCGATCTGCAAAGGGCCCGGTTTTCCCGGTGCGACCTTGCGCTGGCGACGTTCGAAAGGTCAGAGCTGTTCGCCGTCGAGATGGACGAGTGCAACCTCACCGGGGTGCGCTTCAACCAGGTCGATTTCAGCCGCGCCCTCAGCCGCAAGCAAATCGAGACACGCGCGAGCTTCCATAACTGCAAGATGGATCTGGCCGACCTGGCCGAGACGAAATTACCGACCTGCAGCCTGGCCGGCAGCCGGCTTCGTGAAGCCGACCTGTCCAGTGCCGACCTGACCGACGCCGATCTCACCAACTGCGATCTTTTTCAGACGAACCTCCATGGCGCGACCCTGGCCGGCGCTGATCTTACCGGCGCCGAGGTCAGCGGGTTGAATCTGCTGACGCTTGCCGATTTCAAGGGCGTGCGCGTCACCGACGAGCAGGTGTTCCGGCTGCTCGACGCCATGGGTGTCGACGTGCGGACGCGGCAACGCTGA